One genomic window of Trichlorobacter lovleyi includes the following:
- the nspC gene encoding carboxynorspermidine decarboxylase translates to MTGIDCEKIAQLAPSPAYVVDLGRLRHNLAILDQVQQRSGAKILMALKAFSMWSTFPLISRTLHGVCASSPWEARLGREEFGREVHSFAAAFKESDVVELLSISNHLVFNSFNQLERFRPLWEKEQGRVSIGLRVNPEHSEGHTAIYDPCAPTSRLGIPVAEFAGRSLEGVEGLHFHTLCEQLFEPLERTAKVFEERFGQYLQGMKWLNLGGGHHITREGYDIDGLVELVKYFKNKYGVEVYLEPGEAIAIGTGVLVSEVLDVVHNQMDIAILDVSATCHMPDILEMPYRPEITGGFDPGEKPCTYRLGGPSCLAGDVIGDWSFEQPLKAGDRLVFEDMSHYTMVKTTTFNGIQHPHICTFEPDTGQLQVVRSFGYPDFKSKLS, encoded by the coding sequence ATGACCGGTATTGATTGTGAAAAAATAGCTCAGTTAGCCCCTTCACCCGCCTATGTGGTTGATCTGGGCCGGTTGCGTCATAATCTGGCGATCCTGGATCAGGTGCAGCAACGCAGTGGCGCCAAAATCCTTATGGCGCTGAAGGCGTTCTCCATGTGGAGTACCTTTCCGCTGATCAGCCGGACCCTGCATGGTGTCTGTGCCAGCTCCCCCTGGGAGGCGCGCCTGGGGCGGGAGGAGTTTGGCCGTGAGGTACACAGCTTTGCCGCTGCCTTCAAGGAGAGTGATGTGGTCGAACTGCTCTCCATCTCCAACCATCTGGTGTTTAACTCCTTTAACCAGTTGGAACGCTTCCGGCCATTATGGGAAAAAGAGCAGGGCAGGGTCTCCATCGGCCTGCGGGTAAACCCAGAACACTCGGAAGGCCACACTGCCATCTATGACCCCTGTGCCCCCACATCCAGACTGGGTATTCCGGTTGCCGAGTTTGCAGGCCGTTCACTGGAGGGGGTCGAGGGATTGCACTTTCATACCCTCTGCGAGCAACTGTTTGAGCCGTTGGAGCGGACTGCCAAGGTGTTTGAAGAAAGATTCGGGCAGTATCTGCAGGGGATGAAGTGGCTGAATCTGGGAGGCGGGCACCATATCACCCGTGAGGGCTATGATATTGACGGGCTGGTGGAACTGGTCAAGTATTTCAAGAATAAGTATGGGGTAGAAGTCTATCTGGAACCGGGTGAGGCGATTGCTATCGGCACCGGTGTGCTGGTCAGTGAAGTGCTGGATGTTGTGCATAACCAGATGGATATCGCTATTCTGGATGTCTCGGCCACCTGCCACATGCCGGATATTCTGGAGATGCCCTACCGCCCAGAGATCACCGGCGGTTTTGATCCCGGTGAAAAGCCCTGTACCTACCGCTTGGGCGGTCCTTCCTGCCTGGCCGGTGACGTGATCGGTGACTGGTCCTTTGAACAGCCGCTGAAGGCAGGCGATCGTCTGGTGTTTGAAGATATGTCCCATTACACCATGGTCAAAACAACCACCTTCAACGGTATTCAACACCCTCATATCTGTACCTTTGAGCCGGATACCGGCCAGCTGCAGGTTGTACGCAGCTTTGGCTATCCAGACTTCAAATCAAAACTCTCCTGA
- a CDS encoding carboxypeptidase-like regulatory domain-containing protein, which produces MANASKTITINFSDATGSGPKDVTLTIKDVCTKAIIPGATVTLTINGTPQTQTADVNGQVTFAQVPAGEHALLVTAAGYLDSNADTLANDAITV; this is translated from the coding sequence ATGGCTAACGCAAGCAAGACCATAACCATAAATTTTAGTGATGCAACCGGGTCCGGCCCCAAGGATGTGACCTTGACCATCAAGGACGTCTGTACCAAAGCCATTATACCTGGTGCCACGGTTACGCTTACGATCAACGGCACCCCCCAGACACAAACGGCTGATGTCAACGGCCAGGTGACCTTTGCCCAGGTGCCCGCCGGTGAACATGCGTTGCTGGTAACTGCTGCCGGATACCTGGACAGCAATGCCGACACACTGGCCAATGATGCCATAACGGTCTGA
- a CDS encoding tape measure protein, translating to MGNNPTVKVTIEAENLLSADLKQVESQFLQVEQAGKKTASAVSGLFHSMDDEQFSVQTTWQRAMDDVKAATAKAVNDANKEIAKLGKDVSSDRLGGSFKDLGIKSALDISAEKARLVAAFEAIKKSGVASADEIRRAEIALKDQLQKIDGALDNNKRKANEATGGISTGLKGVAVWLAAAFSVDRVFAFTKAAFEASMAVDAIVGKLKVMSGSDQAAAEELSFIRIEANRLGLDLLETAKSYGSFMTAVKGTANEGKQSRAMFIGITEGMNAVRMSADGQAHAWTQLNQGIMKGKFEMQDLKAINEAGLPIFKLLAEALGVSTAEILRMQTEGSLLADDALPKLAESMHKTYGVAAVEAASKGRAELNKFNTAVFELKAYLAQSFDGNGLGALTGLVERLKSVVLYAQLGKIEIVALFEKFSALVDNGGLIGLMGGGKEARDDLKEQFASIDAMTELSIKKRREQYTNWSAAAKQAEKDVAGAAQAGTVQTREEAEKAGKIRRDNAKKAGEDLAKINVEFAKQTGDAEAQLTADLLKQYEERKKATIDFWNQKKAAAKDDIEEASYEIIKNQKLQQIEAQHLRDSEIIQAAAKSRRLDSLKDELALETLLVQEKVAKNEMTTAQGERRITELTVAAAKAQYDAKKGVTDAYVGIYGKQGDDYKKLLKDQDASHKEYLSASLSAYKTYANNIKAIDQQIKDVRASFQDKIRDIQQKSMTDSQKYADNQKRYDEAVSASRAALAAKDAETATKYAKQAEELAGRLADKQATGNTELEKQAALQEGVANATRALSEVEALRVQILESQKKENQDALAKLQEIQNMKLDPKNLAVNMDQGALTAVKSEIDALTKDATKTIYIKTVGASGEASYSNTGGATEGFFAGGKVTNGSPLRDSVSAILARDEWVINNKAAGFWGDNLLAAINAPLSTSGQRLQEALRSAPAPTQPNVVPMGSIDLTLPGGPALQVQAPINVIDEFNRHYQRLKMTRPQ from the coding sequence ATGGGTAACAACCCGACCGTAAAAGTTACCATAGAAGCTGAAAACCTGCTGTCTGCCGATCTGAAACAGGTTGAATCACAGTTTTTGCAGGTTGAGCAGGCAGGCAAGAAAACAGCCTCTGCTGTCAGCGGCCTGTTCCACTCTATGGATGATGAGCAGTTCTCTGTTCAAACCACCTGGCAGCGGGCCATGGATGATGTTAAGGCCGCCACTGCCAAGGCTGTAAACGATGCCAACAAGGAAATTGCCAAGCTGGGTAAAGATGTAAGTTCTGACCGGCTGGGGGGGTCATTCAAAGATCTGGGCATTAAATCTGCCCTGGATATATCAGCAGAAAAAGCCCGTCTGGTAGCCGCGTTTGAAGCCATCAAGAAAAGCGGTGTTGCCTCTGCTGATGAGATCCGCCGTGCAGAAATTGCGCTGAAAGACCAGCTGCAAAAGATTGATGGTGCGCTGGATAATAACAAGCGCAAGGCCAATGAAGCAACCGGTGGCATATCCACCGGCTTAAAAGGTGTAGCGGTCTGGCTGGCAGCAGCGTTTTCCGTTGATAGAGTTTTTGCATTTACCAAGGCAGCCTTTGAAGCCAGCATGGCGGTTGACGCCATTGTGGGCAAATTAAAGGTAATGTCCGGCAGTGACCAGGCCGCTGCTGAAGAGCTGTCGTTTATCCGGATAGAAGCCAACCGCCTTGGGCTGGATCTGCTTGAAACAGCAAAATCTTACGGTAGTTTCATGACCGCCGTAAAAGGCACGGCCAATGAAGGCAAGCAGAGCCGCGCCATGTTCATTGGCATTACTGAGGGCATGAACGCTGTCAGAATGAGCGCAGACGGACAGGCGCACGCATGGACACAGTTAAACCAGGGTATCATGAAGGGCAAGTTTGAAATGCAGGATTTGAAGGCCATTAACGAGGCCGGTCTTCCTATCTTCAAGCTTTTGGCCGAGGCGCTGGGGGTCAGCACCGCAGAGATTTTAAGGATGCAGACTGAAGGTAGTCTGCTGGCTGATGATGCCTTACCAAAGCTGGCTGAATCCATGCACAAAACCTATGGTGTGGCGGCTGTAGAGGCTGCCAGCAAGGGGCGCGCAGAGCTAAACAAGTTCAATACGGCAGTGTTTGAGTTGAAGGCCTACTTGGCCCAATCTTTTGACGGCAACGGACTAGGGGCCTTGACCGGATTGGTTGAAAGGCTGAAGTCAGTGGTCTTGTATGCCCAGCTGGGCAAAATAGAGATTGTCGCCCTGTTTGAAAAGTTTTCTGCCTTGGTTGATAACGGCGGCTTGATTGGACTGATGGGTGGCGGCAAAGAGGCCCGCGACGATCTGAAAGAGCAATTTGCATCTATCGACGCCATGACAGAGCTTTCCATCAAAAAGCGCAGAGAGCAGTACACCAACTGGTCTGCAGCTGCCAAGCAGGCTGAAAAGGATGTTGCCGGTGCTGCCCAGGCCGGAACCGTACAGACCAGGGAAGAAGCTGAGAAGGCCGGCAAGATCCGCCGTGATAACGCCAAAAAGGCCGGTGAAGACCTGGCCAAGATCAATGTCGAATTTGCCAAGCAGACCGGCGATGCCGAAGCGCAGCTGACGGCGGATCTGCTGAAGCAGTATGAAGAGCGCAAGAAGGCCACCATTGATTTCTGGAATCAGAAAAAGGCCGCTGCCAAGGATGATATTGAAGAGGCCAGCTATGAGATCATCAAAAACCAGAAGCTGCAGCAGATAGAGGCCCAGCACCTGCGTGATTCTGAAATCATCCAGGCTGCTGCGAAATCACGCCGGTTAGATAGCCTTAAAGATGAGCTGGCCCTTGAAACCCTGCTGGTACAGGAAAAGGTTGCCAAGAACGAAATGACCACCGCCCAGGGTGAGCGTCGGATTACAGAGCTTACCGTTGCCGCTGCCAAGGCCCAATATGATGCGAAAAAAGGCGTAACTGACGCCTATGTGGGCATTTACGGCAAACAGGGTGACGACTACAAGAAGCTGCTGAAAGACCAGGACGCATCCCACAAAGAATATCTGTCTGCCAGCCTCTCTGCCTACAAGACCTATGCAAACAACATCAAGGCCATTGATCAGCAGATCAAGGATGTCCGGGCCTCTTTTCAGGATAAAATAAGGGATATTCAGCAAAAGAGCATGACCGACAGCCAGAAGTATGCTGACAACCAGAAACGGTATGATGAGGCCGTAAGCGCCAGCCGTGCTGCTCTGGCGGCAAAAGATGCCGAAACTGCAACAAAGTATGCAAAACAGGCTGAAGAACTGGCTGGCAGGCTTGCTGATAAGCAGGCTACCGGCAACACAGAACTGGAAAAACAGGCCGCTCTTCAGGAGGGTGTAGCAAACGCTACCCGTGCCCTAAGCGAAGTTGAAGCCCTGCGTGTGCAGATTCTCGAATCACAGAAGAAAGAAAACCAGGACGCCTTGGCTAAGTTGCAGGAAATCCAGAACATGAAGCTGGACCCGAAGAACCTTGCCGTTAACATGGATCAGGGTGCCCTGACAGCCGTTAAGTCTGAGATTGATGCACTGACCAAGGATGCCACAAAAACCATCTACATCAAGACCGTGGGTGCCTCTGGTGAGGCGAGTTACAGCAACACCGGGGGTGCAACAGAGGGCTTCTTTGCGGGCGGGAAGGTCACCAACGGTTCACCCCTGCGGGATTCTGTGAGCGCCATACTGGCCCGTGATGAATGGGTCATCAATAACAAGGCCGCCGGTTTCTGGGGTGATAACCTGCTGGCCGCCATTAACGCTCCGCTGTCTACCTCTGGCCAGCGGCTGCAGGAGGCGTTAAGGTCTGCCCCTGCCCCTACTCAGCCCAATGTTGTCCCCATGGGTAGTATTGATCTGACCCTGCCCGGCGGACCGGCGCTGCAGGTGCAGGCCCCCATAAATGTTATTGATGAGTTTAACCGGCACTACCAGAGGTTAAAGATGACGAGGCCACAATGA
- a CDS encoding glycoside hydrolase family 108 protein — translation MALFEPAFEKTMLHEGGYANNPADRGGETYRGIARRFWPGWPGWVLLDAAKKKPDFPRCLAADAELQSRVAGFYRANFWPRHFSEIKDQGIAEWLFDKSVNMGIGQAVKLLQRAAGVTADGDYGPRTTIAVNTADPTRLLEACREQARAFYRGLAERNPSQKQFLKGWLARA, via the coding sequence ATGGCGCTATTTGAGCCCGCATTTGAAAAGACCATGTTGCATGAGGGCGGCTATGCCAATAACCCGGCAGACCGTGGCGGTGAAACCTACCGGGGTATCGCTCGCCGTTTCTGGCCCGGTTGGCCCGGCTGGGTACTGCTTGATGCAGCCAAAAAAAAGCCTGACTTCCCCCGCTGCCTGGCCGCAGATGCTGAACTACAATCCCGTGTGGCAGGTTTTTACCGGGCCAACTTCTGGCCCCGCCACTTTTCGGAAATAAAGGATCAGGGCATTGCAGAATGGCTTTTCGACAAATCCGTAAACATGGGTATAGGCCAGGCCGTAAAACTGCTGCAGCGAGCCGCAGGCGTAACCGCCGATGGCGACTATGGCCCAAGGACCACCATTGCCGTAAATACTGCCGACCCAACACGGCTGCTTGAGGCCTGCCGCGAACAGGCCCGCGCTTTTTATCGCGGACTGGCAGAGCGCAACCCCAGCCAGAAGCAGTTTTTAAAAGGCTGGCTGGCACGGGCATGA